The window CCTAAATTTAGGAATATAAATGGAAACTATTCTTGCATTGTACTATGATCCTCCCTTCTACTTttctttctactgttttcttTGCAACTGCATGAAACAGATGACATTCACTCCATGTTTATTTGAGAAACATTTATAAAGTGATGCTCCAGTAGGAGAGTTCACATGCATGGGAGGCACTAAGGTTTGAATGAAAAAAGGAGAACTGAAAAGAATGATAATAAGGTTCTGCTTCAACATAGGGTCCCTCCAAGCCAAGGGCAGGGGCTGAGGATCTAACACAGGGTCACTGAACAAGAGCAACCTAGGGCCTGAAAAACCTCTTGTTTTGGAAGAATAAGAGCCAAGCAGGAAACCCGTTTGCGCTGAGACGGAGCTGGGGCAGAAACGCTTCTGACTTCACCCTGGGCCTCAGCTCAGGAGACctgaagaagacagagaagagagtTATTTCAGACCCAACTCGGCAAGCTGCTTCCTTCCCCTTATCTCAGGGCCACATGTTATCGTATtgtaggaaggagaaaaaaaaatcaagtctccTTAAGCCAATGCTACTCTGGAGTGCAGGCCTTCTAAATGGAGAGAAAAAGCTTTAGTAAAAACTACCTGATCAGATGTCTGGATGAGAAACATCTTTCTCATCGCTTCTGTTTCCCTTATTGTCACGGCTATCAGCAATTCTAAGAGCAAAAAATCTCCCTATAAAAAGGATTAAAAGGCATTACCTGTTGGCTGAATTCCAGAGTGTCCTGGGAAGAGAGGGGAAGATGTATATTTATAAGATATAGAGGCAAATCTGTGTCAGTGCAATGTTCCCATCCCAAGGCCTCTCATAAGTTTTCTCTAACACCACAACCCACACCATGTGAGCTCAGGGCAGACAGGAGGCAAGAGAGTGAGAGACCATGACCCATGTAGCTTCTGCCACACAATCTACTGTCATTGCattagctttgattttttttttttttttttttttttttttggcatgggcaggctccaggattgcacctgggtctctggcatggcaggtaagaattctgccatagagccaccactgcaccaccctgaATTAGCCCTTGAGCCTCCATCATCTGCACTCAATGTCTCAACACATTAAACTTCCCCTTACCTCCCACAGACCAGAATCCCTCATACTATGATACGAACATGGAAAGTTGATTTCTAAATTTTCAGGAAAATTCAAGGTCAAGTACGTAAAGAAAACTTTGTTCAGAGCTACCCACACAGGAAGAACTAATATGAGCAAAGGCTGATCCTTTCCCCAGGAGAGTCTATGGGGAGTCTCAGCCTCCAGCGACCCCTTACCTTTCTGATGCCTGAAGTGGAAGTACAGCCCCACCCCAAGGAAGAGCAGACCCAGCACAAAGCCCCCGACTCCACTCAGCATCTTGCTCTGTGCAGATCCAGACTGTGCCCCTGGGAGGAGAAGCCAGGGTTAGTGACGTCCTAAGAATGAGATCCTAAGATTCAGATCCTAACATTCAGAGCTCAGACAATGGGAGAAGAAGCCTCCTCTGTAGAAGTAGAATAACTGACCACTTTTGGAAATGACTGAAAAATCACTTTGAGGTTCAGACATTGAACTCATTTAAACACCACAGCCGTGACACGAGGTGTGACCCAACATCTAATGCACGCGGGGCCTGGGACTGATAGGTGAAGTAGTTTGTCTAGGGTGGCAGAGCTAGTAAAAGCAGAGCTGGGGTTGGACTCCCCGCAGTCAGGAAGCCCCTCCATCGTAGAGGATGCGTCTCTTCTCAATGAACCACTCAGAGTGACTGAACCAGGAGTATGAGACCATACCCAGAGACAGAGGCCTGGTGCCCAGGGCAAATGGAGTGACCATGCCCTGTGACATCCTGGGAAGATTCAAAACAAGGAGAGCCTCCTTCCCACCTGCTGAGCATAACTGTATTCCCAGGGAATAGAAGCATTTGTGGAAACCACCACAGGGTTACTATCCCCAGGGACCTGTgctggagaagaggagagagtgGAGGGAGTGGAAGTTTGGTGTGGGAAGAGGAGAAACCTGACACTCAAGGATAAGCCAAGTCCCCCTTCTGGTGGGTGAGGAGTTTCTGGGCTCAGAGAGGTTCTCACTCCATTCCACTGTGACAGGGCTCGCCTGGCTGGGGTGCTCCACTCGGCAGGTGTACACGTCTCCGCTCTGAGGAACTGTTTCGAGCATCACCAGGGTCTGGAAGGTCCAGTCTCCATTCCGGATCAGGCCTGTGGAGACAACGCTCGTCTCCTCTTCCTGGCCGTTCCGGAACCACCTGACTTCAATGGAGCCTGGGTAGAAACCATTCACAGAGCAGACGAGGAGGTTGTGGTGCTGCAGGGGCTTCGTTTTTGCAGGATACACAGTCACCTCAGGCTCCACTAGGAGAGAAAAGGTAGGAGAAATGAGTGAGGGAGACAACGTCGTTCTCCCTGGTGGGctgccttcctgcctctctcCACACCCAGGCTCCTTCGGGGGTGGCTCCTCCCAAGCTGGTTTCGTGGCCCAACAGGACTCGGTGTCCTGAGCCTTCCATTCAGTCCTCCCAGCATGGACACAGCAGGGTTAGGAGGTGCTGAGGAAAAGGGTGGGGTTTCCATATAGTAAACAGTTGTCATTGCTGAACTGAAGTGTTGACAAATATTTCCAAGgcgttttaattttaaaaggatgGTTTCTGAAGCCAGGCTGGCCAGCTTCAAATCTAGGCCCTGCCCCTCACTGGCTGGTGCAGGGAGAGTTGTCTCAGtgcctctgtgcctcagcttcctcacctctgaATGGGGATAAAACAGTAATTTGTGTCTTAGGGTCATAAGAACAATAACGCATCTGAAATATGTAAAACCATGACTGCAGCTTAGGCTTCAAGAATGTTAACTATTTGCTTTCCTTGTGAAGTGAGAAAATGTGCTTCAAGAAGTACGAGTAGGTTAGGAAACAGCCCTGGGGAGGATGTGAAATCTGGGACTGCTGTCTTCACACACTCACACCTTAGAAAGTCACAGAAATGGTTCTGTCCCTGGGAAGCAGGAACAGACAAGGGGGATTCTTATGCCTATCAGTTGAGTCTGAGGAAAGTATGAGCcctgaaggagaaggaaaggaatatgGAGTATCATTCATTAAAACAAACTATTTCATTTGTACGCATCAGACTAATCCTACATTTTGCAATATAATCATGTGTACAGTtggatgtctttctctctctagatTGACATGGGAGGTCAGGAGAGGATCTGGGACACACTGACATGTGTGCTTCATGCCTGGGAAAATCCTGACTTTAGCAGACCCTCATTAAACACAAGAATTTGCAAGAAAGAAAGGGCAAGATGGGGAAAAACATTTTTACTATACTCCAAAGTGGCAGATTTAAGATTTTTTGGTAAATCATTGCTAACAATTTTACAgtatatttcattaataaaaatgtttaaattcttaACATGAGGagaacacaaaagagaaaaaactcctTAACATGGAAAATAATAACCAGAATTCAGACAGAAATCATGAATTGGAGAGAATGTTGATTCAAATAACAACAGAGTTAATAATCTTACTACATAGAGAGCCCATAAAATAGTGACAAGATCTATAGGACCCCAGAGATAACAGATCATCGATAATTTTTACAGCTGTAATTATGATCGACCAATAAATATGTGGAAGAGTTCAAGACCCtcagaaatcaaagaaatatgggcaggccacggtggctcagcaggcaagaatgcttgcctgccatgccagaggacccaggttcttttccccgtgcctgcccacgtaaaaaaaaaaaaaaaaagaaatcaaagaaatataaattaagaaaGGATAGATGTAAATCTTCAACTGAGGAGTTCTTACAAATATGAATGTGAAGCAAATTGTGAACAATACAAAAGAATAATGTGTAACTACTTAAATACTACAGGCATTATTATAAAAACAGTAACAGGTCATGTAGCAATATTATCAAAACAGAAGTGTGTTTTTGGTGTGTTGAATAACAAAATTAGAATTCCAAAGGCTAGTTTCACAAATATATTATCTATGTAAGTATATAAGCTAAGAACACAAGAATAGAAATTGCTGCTTTAGAcctaaaaattaattcaaggtgAAAAGTGCCTCAGAAGTCCCCTCACACCcatccccccacctcccaaaaTTAGCCTGATATTTGTCTCAGTGAAATGCAAACGGACAAACACTCATCCTCCTGGGTCTCAGGGTCTGACCTGACCTAAGGACAGAGCGACCGTTCCTCCCCCTAAACCTTCACCCCAACCACAAACACCCTAAATTCCCTTCCCCAGGTCTTCTCCCGCTGCCCCATCGCTGCTCCTCCATCTCCAGCCCCTTCGCCCCCAACCTCGCAGCTTTGCAGGGGCCACAAGGACACCTGAACCCCCCCAACACCCACGCGCGTCCCCTCCGTGTCCCACACCCAGGCCCCCCCTCACCTGCAGGCtccctgtacacacacacacacacacacacacacacacacacacacacacaccctcctctCACAACCACGCCCTGACTCAATGCACACCCTCTCGCTGACCACACACCCTCCCCCGCTCCCCCGAACTTCCACTCCCAGCAACCCTCTCCCTCAGGTCCCATCGCACCCGCGCTCACCTCGCCGCTGCACCAGGAAGCTCTCACCAACCCTGTAGTTGTGTCTGCAGTAGGCGTCCACCTGGCCCCTCTTGTACTCCAGCAggtccttctggctgttccagtACTTGGCGCTCGGCCGCCCCAGCTCCGTCACGGCCACGAACTCCCCCACGTCGCTGTCGAAGTGCACGTACTCCTTGCGGTTATAGATGTATCTCTGTAGGTAGCGCACCCGCTCGGTCCCGTTGAAGAAATGACACTCAGACTTTGCCTGCTCGATAAAATGGGCTGAGGGGACAAGACCACCCGGTCACAGGGCGGCCTCCAGGGGACAGACTGACGGCGACACACACCAATCGGGGGCGCCTGGGCGGGCGCGGAGGCGGGACTAACTCAAGCCCTGGGGGTTCGCTCTCCGATGCCCTCCACGGGAGACCTGCGAGGCGGAGCTCTGAGGATTTGTCCGCGTCACCGCCGCCTGCCCCACCTCCTCCTGGAGCCTCCACCCCAGAGAAAATCCCGACTCCCTGCTCTCATCCCCACTGCGCTTCACCCTCTCCCCAAAAGCTTCCCGCCTCCTCATTCCCTAAATGCTTCCATGTGCTGACCTGGTTCCAGGTCTTCCTGCCCCCTGGGAATCCCAAAAGGGAAAGCAGACATCTTCCCTCTACCCGTGTTTAAAACTCAGTGAAAGTGATAGACAAAAGCCAAACACAAGAATAGACCGGAGTGAGAAATGTCTTAAAAGGAAACAGCGATTTCCATAGCGCAGTAATAAGATGATCTAAGTTATATCAGAATACCAGAGAAGGACTCAAAAGTAACATTTAAGATGTGACATGAAACAGCTTAGCTGGGGGAAGGTGGGGTGTGGGATAAACAAGGGGCACATTTCAGAAATCACACCAGTACACAGGATTGAAAGGACTGACgaatttcttgaagaaaacaaaacaaataaacactgtccactgaaaaacagaaaatgaggggAAGAAGGGAAAAGATTAGACTGAAGACACCACAAAGGGTCAGGTCTTTCAAAGCTCTGTAGATAATGTTAGGTTATAAAGTTATCCTAAATATAATGATAAACTATTGAATTTTAAGCAGATTAACGTCAATATAAATTCAcaatttcttttctgcatttctaaatttaaaaagctctgaaaatcagttttcttttaaaattttctgctaAAATTCATTTGGCAAACCTGAACTCATGAGGGAATTGATCAGATGATGGTAAAATTCTCATCAGTTACAGGTGCTTCTGTTGGGTAAAGATAGAAAGGTAGAGGATTGAAATGCAAACCTTCAGGTGTGTATGTGCAGAGATAGAGACACGTAGACATATGTGcagatgtaactgagaaattcgGATGTAAGGGGTGATtttggttgctgaatcattatagatattcctttttgctttctggtctaCTGGAGTACACAGagggaaatactgaaagctttaactgtaatccagctgccttgatctctgataattaATGTACAGCCTTTATTCTGTGCCCTTGTGATTCTAGGAATATTGTGACTAACCTTCCCTTGTACTCATTtgttcagtttttcaacttcagagccTTGTGATTTCTAAAGACAGCCAGTAATGTTTATCAATGAAGTGTCTCTGGTCattccagaactaacccaccccaagttcaaagttatcttgatgactgaaactggatctaaccaataTAGGTCTGtgtgacatgcgcagtagcttagactgtaacctgtaagtcacctatacctcattataatacaaaTAATCATACCCATCATGACATTAAGGCTGCAATTTACTTACATATGCTCTGTGAATAAGCTTATAATCAATCTGACCAAGCTCAATAATTAATCACCTTTAACTACATCATCTGGGATATTCTGCTccttatcctaaaacctgcccatcttttaatgctataaaattgTCAGAATTCTTGcagttcaaggagacagattttggggctcaTAGGCCATCTGATCACTTGctaaacatctaggaataaattctttctctctttgaaatcccagtgtctcaaGTACTGGTCATTTCTGTGCACATGCAAAAGAATCCACCGCCTTTTTCCAGTACACATATGcatatttaatgttttatgtCTTTAAGTTAAATTGAGCCATGAAAATACGAAAGAGTTATAGAGAAGTTAAATTGAACTATGAAAGAGTTTTAGAGAAGTTAATTTGAACTGTGAAAATACCAAAAAGATTTAAAGATTAACCCTTGTTTAAAAGTGAGAAGAGTAAACACAAGCATCAGACATTACCAATTTTAGAGAATGTAGAACTACCACAAACATTTGAGGCATTTTACCCGTGGCAGTCACCCCATTAATGATCTGACAAGATAAAGGCAAGTCATTTGGGAGTTAACAGAAATGGTGATGACCAAGACCTCATGACATATTGAAAAACATTACAAAAGGCAACAAAAAAGAAGATTGTGAACTTGATTGAATGAATTCAACAACAAAGTGGTAAACTTCTGCTACTGTCAAGTTTTCTGATACTGAAGCAATCTAAAATAATCCATGAAGTAATAAACTGAAAGGTAAATGTGTATATAATGTTTGTCTCTAGAATTTTTAGAAGTGTAACTATATAAATGAGAATTCTCCACCTTGGCACTATCACATTTTGGACAAGATAGTTCTTTGTTGTG is drawn from Tamandua tetradactyla isolate mTamTet1 chromosome 5, mTamTet1.pri, whole genome shotgun sequence and contains these coding sequences:
- the LOC143684453 gene encoding HLA class II histocompatibility antigen, DR beta 3 chain-like; this translates as MVCFLFPEGSWMAALTVTLMVLNPPLALARDTKAHFIEQAKSECHFFNGTERVRYLQRYIYNRKEYVHFDSDVGEFVAVTELGRPSAKYWNSQKDLLEYKRGQVDAYCRHNYRVGESFLVQRRVEPEVTVYPAKTKPLQHHNLLVCSVNGFYPGSIEVRWFRNGQEEETSVVSTGLIRNGDWTFQTLVMLETVPQSGDVYTCRVEHPSQASPVTVEWRAQSGSAQSKMLSGVGGFVLGLLFLGVGLYFHFRHQKGHSGIQPTGLLS